One window of Nocardia nova SH22a genomic DNA carries:
- a CDS encoding LLM class F420-dependent oxidoreductase — MTERARNIGKFGVWRYYAGFEPGQARELEGLGYSTLWLGGSPPAELPAVEALLEETENLSVGTSIVNIWSAPAAQVAESFHRIDQRFPGRFILGFGAGHPEQDSDFRKPYDALVEYVDVLDANGVPKQQLALAALGPRVLKLSADRTAGALPYLVTAEHTRRAREILGPDALLVPEHKISFSTDPVQARLTARPRTEFYLNLQNYVANLRRLGFSDEDLTPPGSDRLIDALALHGTADQIADALVEHLKAGADQIAIQVTDDDHIGVLRALAPALAARV; from the coding sequence GCGGAACATCGGGAAATTCGGCGTCTGGCGGTACTACGCGGGCTTCGAGCCGGGGCAAGCTCGGGAGCTGGAGGGGCTGGGCTACAGCACGCTGTGGCTCGGGGGTTCGCCTCCGGCGGAGCTACCCGCGGTGGAGGCATTGCTGGAGGAGACCGAGAATCTGTCGGTCGGGACGAGCATCGTGAACATCTGGTCGGCGCCGGCCGCGCAGGTGGCGGAGTCGTTCCATCGCATCGACCAGCGGTTTCCGGGGCGGTTCATTCTCGGCTTCGGGGCCGGGCATCCCGAGCAGGATTCGGATTTCCGCAAGCCCTACGACGCGCTCGTGGAGTATGTCGACGTCCTCGACGCCAACGGCGTTCCGAAACAGCAGCTCGCGCTGGCGGCTCTGGGGCCGCGGGTGTTGAAATTGTCGGCCGACCGCACGGCCGGTGCCCTGCCATATCTGGTGACCGCCGAGCACACCCGGCGGGCCCGCGAGATCCTCGGCCCGGACGCACTCCTCGTCCCCGAACACAAGATCTCGTTCAGCACCGATCCGGTCCAGGCGCGGCTGACCGCTCGCCCGCGCACGGAGTTCTATCTGAATCTGCAGAATTACGTCGCCAACCTGCGTCGGCTGGGCTTCTCCGACGAGGACCTGACTCCGCCCGGCAGCGATCGTCTGATCGACGCGCTGGCCCTGCACGGCACCGCCGATCAGATCGCCGACGCGCTGGTCGAGCATCTGAAGGCGGGTGCGGATCAGATCGCGATCCAGGTCACCGACGACGATCACATCGGGGTGCTGCGCGCCCTGGCTCCGGCGCTGGCCGCGCGCGTCTGA
- a CDS encoding metal-sensitive transcriptional regulator, whose amino-acid sequence MTEDQVGHDHASHGYITAKEDYLKRLRRIEGQARGLQRMVEEEKYCIDILTQVSAMTKALQAVAMGLLEDHISHCVVDAAVQGGPEAEAKIKEATDAIARLVRS is encoded by the coding sequence GTGACCGAGGATCAGGTCGGACACGACCACGCCAGCCACGGCTACATCACGGCCAAGGAGGACTACCTCAAGCGGCTGCGCCGGATCGAGGGTCAGGCCCGGGGCCTGCAGCGCATGGTCGAAGAAGAGAAGTACTGCATCGATATCCTCACCCAGGTCTCGGCCATGACCAAGGCACTGCAGGCGGTCGCGATGGGGCTGCTCGAGGACCACATCAGCCACTGCGTGGTCGATGCCGCGGTGCAGGGCGGGCCGGAGGCGGAAGCCAAGATCAAAGAGGCCACCGACGCCATCGCCCGCCTGGTCCGCTCCTGA
- a CDS encoding S-methyl-5'-thioadenosine phosphorylase: protein MDSQPRPALAIIGGTGFYDFFGDDATTLEVETPYGAPSAPITVGEVEGRRVAFLPRHGRKHEYSPHTVPYRANMWALRSVGVRRIFAPCAVGSLRADWGPGTVAVPDQLVDRTSGRDQTYFDNGGIHISFADPYCDELRSAAVGSAVPELPLRDSATMVVVQGPRFSSRAESRWFAGQGWELVNMTGYPEAALARELEMCYAAIALVTDLDAGLEAGQGVSAAAVFAEFERNLVPFKTMVRRAVAAVEQERTCAGCAVHDGVTLPFELP, encoded by the coding sequence ATGGACTCCCAGCCCCGCCCCGCCCTCGCCATCATCGGTGGCACGGGCTTCTACGATTTCTTCGGCGACGACGCGACCACCCTCGAGGTGGAGACGCCCTACGGTGCGCCGAGTGCGCCGATCACCGTGGGTGAGGTGGAGGGCCGCCGGGTCGCCTTCCTGCCGCGGCACGGGCGCAAACACGAGTACTCGCCGCACACCGTGCCGTACCGGGCCAACATGTGGGCACTGCGCTCGGTCGGGGTGCGCCGGATCTTCGCCCCGTGCGCGGTGGGCAGCCTGCGCGCGGACTGGGGGCCGGGCACCGTGGCGGTGCCCGATCAGCTGGTGGACCGCACCTCGGGCCGGGATCAGACCTATTTCGACAACGGCGGCATCCACATCTCCTTCGCCGATCCGTACTGCGACGAATTGCGTTCGGCGGCCGTGGGTTCCGCGGTCCCCGAACTGCCACTGCGCGACAGCGCGACCATGGTCGTGGTGCAGGGCCCGCGTTTCTCCAGTCGCGCCGAGAGCCGCTGGTTCGCCGGACAGGGCTGGGAACTGGTGAACATGACCGGATATCCGGAGGCGGCGCTGGCTCGCGAGCTCGAAATGTGCTACGCCGCAATCGCTCTGGTCACGGATCTGGACGCCGGTCTCGAAGCGGGTCAAGGGGTCAGCGCGGCAGCGGTATTCGCCGAGTTCGAGCGAAATCTGGTGCCGTTCAAGACCATGGTGCGGCGGGCGGTCGCGGCCGTGGAGCAGGAGCGGACCTGCGCTGGTTGCGCCGTGCACGACGGCGTGACGCTGCCCTTCGAACTGCCCTGA